The following coding sequences are from one Cryptococcus deuterogattii R265 chromosome 1, complete sequence window:
- a CDS encoding STE/STE7/MEK1 protein kinase yields the protein MYPQNPSDPSFYSPSTFSLPKSSISRKKPPGLDISKSILRPTRTAPVLPSNGSSPGNFVSEADKLRDDIANLQLSSRSTGSSHSLEALDSPRAFQSDSSVASGPAKKEKSRDGKERGDKEKRKKRHKDKDGEDLVKDEDLEILHDLGAGNGGTVTKVWNKKRKCIMARKLILVDAKPSIRKQILRELQIMNDCDSPYIVGYYGCFPVDVHVGIVMEFMDAGSLDYIYRHHGAIDIDIVGKVAEAVLEGLIYLYDKHRIIHRDIKPSNVLANTRGEIKICDFGVSGELINSIANTFVGTSTYMSPERIQGAPYTIKSDIWSLGISLIELAVGRFPFSDSPDSEELSPSASDFDPDPTLPRSVRRPKIESNSGRNGVSQSGGPHAMSILDLLQHIVNEPAPRLASRRRTFPQEAVAFVEGCLIKDPDQRRSPRELLSSPWITNLKTTKEDLQAWAQSVTSSREE from the exons ATGTACCCCCAAAACCCCTCAGATCCTTCATTCTACtccccttccaccttctctcttcccaaatcCTCCATCTCACGGAAGAAACCTCCCGGACTGGACATCTCCAAATCCATCCTTCGCCCCACACGTACTGCACCGGTTCTGCCCTCAAACGGAAGCTCCCCTGGCAACTTTGTGTCAGAAGCAGACAAGCTGAGAGACGATATTGCGAACCTCCAACTGTCAAGTCGATCAACTGGCTCGAGTCATTCCCTGGAAGCACTCGACTCCCCTAGGGCCTTCCAGAGCGACAGTTCAGTTGCGTCGGGTCctgcaaagaaggagaaaagcaGAGACGGTAAAGAACGGGGTGataaggagaaaaggaagaagaggcacAAGGATAAGGACGGAGAGGACTTGGTCAAGGATGAGGACCTAGAAATACTGCACGATTTGGGAGCGGGCAATGGTGGGACAGTGACCAAAGTGTGGAataagaagagaaaatgcATAATGGCTCGAAAG CTCATCCTAGTAGACGCCAAACCGTCCATAAGAAAACAGATTCTTCGAGAGTTACAAATCATGAACGACTGTGATTCGCCATACATTGTTGGATATTATGGATGCTTTCCCGTCGACGTCCATGTAGGAATTGTCATGGAATTCATGGATGCTGG ATCTCTGGACTACATCTATAGGCATCACGGCGCCATTGACATCGACATTGTTGGTAAAGTTGCTGAAGCGGTGTTAGAGGGTCTGATTTATCTTTATGATAAACACCGCATCATACATCGAG ATATCAAGCCGTCTAATGTATTAGCCAACACTCGAGGGGAGATAAAGATATGTGATTTCGGAGTTTCTGGGGAGTTGATCAACTCAATTGCCAATACATTTGTGGGCACAAGCACATACATGAGC CCCGAGCGAATCCAGGGGGCGCCGTACACAATCAAATCAGATATCTGGTCTCTCGGTATCTCGCTTATCGAGTTGGCTGTCGGCcgcttcccattctccgATTCACCCGACTCTGAAGAACTTTCACCTAGCGCTTCCGACTTTGATCCTGATCCTACACTTCCTCGTTCCGTTCGGCGCCCTAAAATTGAATCTAACAGCGGACGTAACGGCGTCAGTCAAAGCGGTGGACCGCATGCTATGTCTATTCTTGATTTGTTGCAACATATCGTCAATGAACCAGCCCCAAGATTGGCAAGCAGGCGAAGGACATTCCCTCAGGAGGCGGTTGCGTTTGTGGAAGGCTGCTTGATCAAAGATCCCGATCAAAGAAGGAGTCCAAGAGAGCTGCTG TCTTCTCCATGGATAACCAACCTCAAAACCACCAAAGAGGACCTTCAAGCCTGGGCTCAATCTGTGACGAGCTCACGTGAGGAATAG
- a CDS encoding ATP-dependent RNA helicase DHX37/DHR1, protein MAGPPVRQRYNAKARGSVAGGSSHKKRKNITKERTEEHAQDNGNDQHDAGLEDPTAGMSSKKRKRFESYMAKKLKSEQRLETFKLLQSLAPSSSTSASLLSASTLGQNPLNPTSAKERQEKREDRLVRRGIDRLSRRFGEGDDDSGESENDAPSRKGKGKAREVMVEVIRDGQVEEKEEVKTTVLPSKGDRKAEIKTAGKSKRKGKLPKKAEWNPNLLSTQAHNSSSSEFNSSDSANDTSDEEEPKKTAEPSPKIEPEPASETTKPLISAPSAPPVLGGALRKAADGQAMKPRVEIRRKKGFVYGMFGRRGIEHREGSDDEDDEDEDDEDEDGDDDEEEEEDDEMDSDEEEGDSEEEGSEEEEEEVAPPKKKRSLGFKDWALKQMGQTSQPSAPDLLAAETTTTLHKSQPLPAARVGEYIGPLGQELVMPTTSLLDQSKDSDKSKVRPNITRRPSVSEARMGLPILAEEQSIIESILMHPVVIICGETGSGKTTQVPQMLYEAGFGYKGSDNPGMVAVTQPRRVAAVSLAERVRSELNLPPNSSLVAHQIRYSSTTSPDTAIKFMTDGVLLRELASDFLLSRYSVVVVDEAHERGVNTDVLVGVLSRVAKLREKLWREGKQDVKPLRIVVMSATLRVSDFAENPTLFSKPPPVIHIAARQHPVTVHFSRRTVSDYVTEAYKKVSKIHARLPPGGILVFMTGQSEIQALCRKLEKKYGSKKTSQKIQINNDDTLPPEEREAEEVEFGKDEDLAADVDDGAAESDPEALDTDDEIEGIPGLEFDEPADAPLHVLPLYSLLPNDQQMLVFKPPPEGHRLVIISTNVAETSLTIPGIRYVVDSGRAKERHYDPTNGVQSFQVSWISKASASQRAGRAGRTGPGHCYRLYSSALFEDHFEQFSKPEILRMPIEGVVLQMKSMNIDAVINFPFPTPPDRAALRRAENLLTNLGALSLPTLTKMINGVQHKGSAGGQITDLGKAMAGFPVSPRFAKMLAIGTQHDCMSYIIAIVAGMSVGDPFIHEQSLEMDEEEDGSAEISHIKSEEIKEKEQRKETRRRFFKAQQQFLALGQGASDMFKLLAAIGAYEYDPSPAFCAKTFIRLKAMQEIHQLRAQISSIAKVPLSKLLPPNDTQLKVLRQILAAGFIDQVAVREDLVLKKGVSYESTRGVAYRAVGLGSEAVFIHPSSALFHHAPPDFVVFSDIVRTSKPWMKGITKINPVWLPSLGKGLCTFSKPMEMPTKGFAKKSGLKDDEREVFVTPHFKDLGVDLPVMKKKQRREGTRWILVD, encoded by the exons ATGGCAGGCCCACCGGTTCGTCAGAGGTACAATGCAAAGGCGAGGGGATCAGTTGCAGGAGGATCCTCgcacaagaagaggaagaatatcACGAAGGAGCGCACCGAGGAGCACGCCCAGGACAACGGTAACGACCAGCACGATGCTGGATTGGAAGACCCGACCGCCGGCATGTCTTCAAAAAAGCGAAAACGCTTCGAGTCTTACATG GCCAAAAAACTCAAGTCAGAACAGCGTCTCGAAACGTTCAAACTTCTACAATCGctcgctccttcttcctccacatctGCTTCACTTTTATCGGCATCTACTTTGGGCCAAAACCCCCTGAACCCCACTAGTGCGAAGGAGAGGCAGGAGAAGCGTGAAGATCGCCTTGTGCGCAGGGGAATTGACCGATTGTCTCGACGGTTCGGAGAGGGAGACGATGATAGTGGGGAAAGTGAGAATGATGCGCCAAgtagaaaaggcaaaggaaaggcaagggaagTCATGGTTGAAGTCATTCGGGATGgacaagttgaagagaaggaggaggtcaAAACCACAGTGTTACCCTCTAAAGGTGACCGGAAGGCTGAGATCAAAACTGCTGGGAAaagcaagaggaagggtaAGCTTCCTAAGAAG GCTGAATGGAATCCCAACCTTCTTTCTACGCAAGCTCATaattcatcatcctccgaGTTTAACTCGTCTGATTCTGCGAATGATACTtccgacgaagaagaaccaaAGAAGACAGCTGAACCTTCTCCCAAAATTGAACCGGAACCAGCTTCTGAAACTACAAAACCTCTGATATCAGCCCcctctgctcctcctgTGTTAGGCGGGGCTCTCAGAAAAGCAGCCGACGGGCAAGCCATGAAACCGAGGGTTGAAATACGGCGGAAAAAGGGCTTTGTCTATGGTATGTTTGGAAGACGGGGAATAGAGCACAGAGAAGGttcagatgatgaggatgatgaggatgaagatgatgaggatgaggatggtgacgatgatgaggaggaggaagaggatgacgagaTGGAtagcgatgaagaggaaggagactcggaagaagaaggtagtgaagaggaagaagaagaggttgctCCccccaaaaagaagagatcgcTTGGTTTCAAGGATTGGGCTCTCAAACAAATGGGTCAAACATCACAACCTTCTGCACCCGATCTTCTCGCAGCTGAAACGACCACAACACTGCACAAGTCTCAACCTTTACCTGCGGCTAGGGTCGGCGAATACATTGGTCCTCTTGGCCAAGAGCTTGTCATGCCAACCACGTCTCTTCTGGATCAAAGTAAAGACAGTGACAAGTCCAAAGTCCGTCCAAACATCACTCGTCGGCCTTCAGTATCTGAGGCGAGGATGGGATTGCCTATTCTTGCCGAGGAGCAATCTATCATTGAATCGATCTTGATGCACCCCGTGGTCATTATCTGTGGTGAGACAGGTAGTGGTAAAACGACTCAAGTGCCTCAAATGCTCTACGAAGCTGGATTTGGATACAAGGGTTCAG ACAATCCTGGCATGGTTGCTGTCACTCAACCGCGTCGTGTCGCCGCCGTTTCACTTGCTGAACGAGTCCGTTCCGAGCTTAACCTCCCCCCAAATTCATCACTTGTTGCACATCAAATCAGATACTCTTCCACGACCTCGCCTGATACCGCCATCAAGTTTATGACGGACGGTGTTCTTTTGCGTGAGCTTGCGTCTGACTTTTTACTCAGCCGGTACAGCGTGGTTGTTGTCGATGAAGCGCACGAGCGAGGTGTCAACACGGATGTCCTTGTCGGTGTGTTGAGTAGAGTTGCTAAACTTCGAGAAAAACTGTGGCGCGAAGGCAAGCAAGACGTGAAGCCCTTGCGTATTGTAGTCATGTCCGCTACTCTTCGGGTATCCGATTTTGCAGAAAACCCCACATTATTCTCCAAACCTCCCCCTGTAATCCACATTGCAGCGAGGCAACATCCCGTCACCGTCCACTTCAGCAGACGTACCGTCAGTGATTATGTGACGGAGGCCTACAAAAAGGTCTCCAAAATACATGCAAGACTTCCACCTGGAGGTATTTTGGTTTTCATGACCGGACAAAGTGAGATCCAAGCTTTGTGTAGGAaactggagaagaagtatGGCTCCAAAAAGACATCTCAGAAGATTCAAATAAACAACGATGATACATTGCCTCCAGAAG AGCGCGAagctgaagaagttgaattcgggaaggatgaagatttgGCAGCGGATGTCGATGATGGGGCCGCAGAGAGCGATCCCGAGGCTCTTGACACTGACGATGAGATCGAAGGTATCCCGGGTCTTGAGTTCGATGAACCTGCAGATG CTCCCTTACATGTTCTCCCTCTCTACTCTTTACTACCCAACGATCAACAAATGCTCGTCTTCAAACCGCCTCCCGAGGGCCACAGACTCGTaatcatctccaccaaTGTGGCTGAGACGTCTCTTACTATTCCCGGCATTCGTTATGTCGTCGACTCTGGCCGTGCCAAAGAGCGGCATTATGATCCCACCAACGGTGTGCAATCATTCCAAGTTTCTTGGATTTCAAAAGCTTCGGCTTCTCAACGAGCCGGACGTGCTGGTCGTACAGGACCAGGTCATTGCTACCGCCTCTATTCATCCGCTCTCTTTGAAGACCATTTTGAACAATTTTCTAAACCAGAAATCCTACGGATGCCTATTGAAGGCGTGGTATTACAAATGAAGAGTATGAACATTGATGCGGTCATCAATTTCCCGTTCCCTACTCCCCCAGACCGAGCGGCCCTCCGACGAGCAGAGAATCTCCTTACGAACCTTGGTGCCCTTTCGCTTCCTACTTTGACAAAAATGATTAATGGCGTGCAGCACAAAGGTTCAGCGGGGGGTCAGATTACGGATCTAGGCAAAGCTATGGCCGGATTTCCTGTATCCCCTAGGTTTGCTAAGATGCTTGCTATTGGTACTCAACACGATTGTATGTCTTATATCATTGCCATAGTTGCAGGCATGTCAGTGGGGGATCCTTTCATTCATGAACAGTCGCtagagatggatgaagaggaagatggaagcgCAGAGATTAGCCATATTAAAAGTGAGGAGatcaaagagaaggagcagcGGAAGGAGACCAGAAGACGTTTTTTCAAGGCTCAACAG CAATTCTTGGCGCTTGGACAAGGTGCCAGCGATATGTTCAAGCTTCTCGCGGCCATCGGCGCCTACGAATACGACCCGTCGCCTGCCTTCTGTGCAAAGACTTTTATCCGTCTCAAG GCAATGCAGGAAATACATCAGCTTCGAGCTCAGATATCGTCTATCGCCAAAGTGCCGCTCTCGAAATTACTTCCGCCCAACGATACTCAACTCAAGGTGCTTCGTCAAATCCTTGCCGCCGGCTTTATTGACCAGGTGGCTGTTCGCGAAGATCTCGTACTGAAAAAGGGTGTCTCTTACGAGTCGACTCGCGGAGTCGCTTATCGAGCTGTTGGACTTGGATCCGAGGCTGTGTTCattcacccttcttccgctctcttccatcacgCTCCTCCAGACTTTGTCGTATTCTCTGACATCGTTAGAACCAGCAAACCGTGGATGAAAGGCATAACTAAAATCAATCCTGTCTGGTTACCTAGCCTTGGCAAGGGTCTTTGCACCTTCTCCAAACCGATGGAGATGCCGACAAAAGGGTTTGCTAAAAAGAGTGGTTTGAAGGATGACGAAAGGGAAGTGTTTGTCACGCCGCATTTCAAGGATTTGGGAGTTGATCTTCcggtgatgaagaaaaagcagaggagagaagggaccAGGTGGATTTTGGTGGATTGA